One genomic window of Micropterus dolomieu isolate WLL.071019.BEF.003 ecotype Adirondacks linkage group LG06, ASM2129224v1, whole genome shotgun sequence includes the following:
- the arhgef18a gene encoding rho guanine nucleotide exchange factor 18a, which translates to MTVTPRKHSSQAGSSTNKDSSIRSGPVQMDEVVALRFKPSPEESVSLAPSLESINLEDSHYAQLRVDLECDAQNLEAESWSVAVDQNYLKALNKEAVERQDVIYELIQTEMHHVRTLKILLYVYMHELGKSSLIEENKLEGLFLGVAGLLTLHQRFLNCLKVHQNQSQEGSPNDYQITQLGDILISQFSGAWGEGMIKCYSVFCSHHTEATSFYKEQLQNNKKLQILNRKIGQLPLVRRLGIPECFLLVAQRITKYPILVERIIQNTKADTDEYNSLVQGLELIKETISQVNNCVCEYEKAARLNEIGLRLEPKSHGRLKDGQLFRKEDLLKEDKTLLYEGIVTWKSSSRQKDIHAVLLSDVLLLLQEKDQKLVFAAVDNKPPVISLQRLIVREVAHEDKAMYLICACTDSMPEMYEIHTGSKEECITWMGQIREAVNRYPEEEQYRKLTARLQQFYDILKTMDDQIMQCLMDKQQIFASLYETVMEQETPHKGLLLRGDATDLQQGETLLKGALNEVEYLQTLLFSKIKDPNLMDESQMQGGLLMRAEAFGVADSNLATSTLKTGDAAERPGSSKGSPDYSSHTTSDPQPEVVYHSESLEQSADDDTTMPNCNLTSSHIPELYDRVILLAQRLYSLQAVIAQQDSRIELQHTFQSKSKQPARHYSSELLEQEKQRSLEKQKEEVINMHKMQAQYREEQQRWEKDRERQKVQIETLEAQLQQREEECRKWEEKLSQEKAELEELKKNYQQDLERLRESTKSVDKDKERLNQERVRLEQLQEKIKKNIPNPGYPNYDDSSKHWSLASYQSFSGRIVNGGGTLPPKIQVLPPIADSTEVPPKVPLRKESMIQKPASKSELPIQLISTTNQVHKPVPVQQQIPAKLAVQPKGKEKGHKPKRTHQRTHSAANIDVNQVLPIRVTGKEGGSLRAKRNGGHQSVYKSGAFNPLESPRNVKPSQSFSAHKASRSEDPPPVPPPFPKDILKTGKQKLVLL; encoded by the exons ATGACCGTCACCCCTAGAAAACACTCTTCTCAGGCTGGTTCCTCCACTAACAAGGACTCAAGTATTAG GTCCGGTCCGGTGCAGATGGATGAGGTCGTAGCCCTGCGGTTCAAGCCCTCCCCTGAGGAATCGGTGTCACTGGCTCCCTCCTTGGAGTCCATCAATCTAGAAG ATTCCCATTATGCTCAACTGCGTGTCGACCTTGAGTGTGACGCCCAGAACCTGGAGGCGGAGTCGTGGAGTGTGGCTGTGGACCAGAACTACCTGAAGGCCCTGAACAAAGAGGCTGTTGAAAGACAGGACGTTATCTATG AGTTGATCCAGACGGAGATGCACCATGTACGCACCTTAAAAATCCTTCTCTATGTCTACATGCATGAGTTGGGGAAGTCTTCGCTAATAGAGGAGAACAAGCTGGAGGGGCTCTTCCTGGGGGTGGCTGGGTTGCTCACCCTCCACCAGCGCTTCCTTAACTGCCTCAAAGTGCACCAAAACCAAAGTCAGGAAGGAAGCCCAAACGACTACCAGATCACACAACTGGGGGATATTCTCATCTCGCAG ttttcaGGTGCATGGGGAGAAGGAATGATCAAGTGTTACAGTGTTTTCTGCAGTCATCACACTGAAGCCACCAGCTTTTACAAAGAGCAGCTGCAGAACAACAAGAAACTGCAAATCCTTAATAGG AAAATAGGTCAGCTGCCCTTAGTGCGAAGGTTGGGAATCCCAGAGTGTTTTCTGTTGGTGGCTCAACGCATTACAAAATATCCCATCCTGGTGGAGCGAATCATACAGAACACTAAAG CTGACACGGACGAGTACAACTCTCTGGTACAGGGTTTGGAGCTGATCAAAGAGACCATCTCCCAGGTGAACAATTGTGTATGTGAATATGAGAAAGCTGCTCGTCTGAACGAGATCGGCCTGCGTCTGGAGCCGAAATCTCATGGCCGGCTGAAGGACGGCCAGCTGTTCCGCAAGGAGGATCTGCTCAAGGAAGACAAGACGCTGCTGTATGAAGGCATCGTCACCTGGAAATCTTCCAGTAGACAAAAAG ACATCCATGCTGTGCTGCTGTCAGATGTACTGCTCCTCTTACAAGAGAAAGATCAGAAGCTTGTGTTTGCTGCTGTG GATAACAAACCACCAGTGATTTCCCTTCAAAGGCTGATAGTTAGGGAAGTGGCTCATGAGGACAAAGCCATGTACCTTATTTGTGCATGCACCGACAGCATGCCGGAGATGTACGAGATCCACACAGGCTCCAAAGAGGAATGCATCACATGGATGGGGCAGATAAGGGAAGCTGTGAACCG CTATCCAGAAGAGGAGCAGTACCGCAAACTGACTGCTAGACTGCAACAATTTTATG ATATTCTAAAGACTATGGATGATCAAATAATGCAATGTCTGATGGATAAACAGCAGATCTTTGCTTCTCTCTACGAGACTGTGATGGAGCAGGAAACCCCCCACAAAGGTCTGCTGCTCCGAGGAGACGCCACTGACCTCCAGCAGGGGGAGACACTGCTCAAAGGAGCCCTCAATGAGG TGGAATACCTGCAGACCCTGCTCTTCTCAAAGATAAAAGACCCAAACCTTATGGATGAGAGTCAGATGCAGGGGGGGCTGCTCATGAGGGCCGAGGCCTTTGGAGTGGCCGACAGTAATCTTGCTACAAGTACCTTGAAAA CTGGAGATGCAGCTGAGAGGCCAGGTTCCAGCAAGGGCAGTCCAGACTACAGCAGTCACACCACTAGTGACCCTCAGCCTGAGGTGGTGTACCACTCTGAGAGCCTGGAACAGTCT GCTGATGACGACACAACGATGCCAAACTGCAATTTAACCTCCAGTCATATCCCTGAG TTGTATGACAGGGTGATACTGCTTGCACAGAGACTGTACAGCTTACAA GCAGTCATTGCCCAGCAGGACAGTCGgattgagctgcagcacactttTCAGTCAAAGAGCAAGCAGCCCGCTCGTCATTACAGCAGCGAACTGCTCGAGCAGGAGAAGCAGCGCAGCTTGGAGAAGCAGAAGGAAGAAGTTATCAACATGCACAAGATGCAGGCCCAGTATCGAGAGGAGCAGCAGCGCTGGGAGAAGGATAGGGAGCGGCAGAAGGTGCAGATCGAGACACTGGAGGCTCAGCTgcaacagagggaggaggagtgcCGAAAGTGGGAGGAGAAGCTCAGTCAAGAgaaggcagagctggaggagcTGAAGAAAAACTATCAGCAAGACCTGGAGAGGCTGAGGGAGTCTACAAAATCCGTAGACAAGGACAAGGAGCGTCTAAATCAAGAGAGGGTGCGGCTGGAGCAGCTGCAGGAGAAAATAAAGAAGAACATCCCAAACCCAGGATACCCCAACTATGATGATTCTTCTAAA CACTGGAGTCTGGCCAGTTACCAGTCGTTCAGTGGAAGAATAGTGAACGGGGGTGGGACCTTACCTCCAAAGATCCAGGTCTTGCCCCCCATCGCAGACTCCACGgaagttcctccaaaggttccacTGCGCAAAGAGAGCATGATTCAAAAGCCAGCCAGCAAGTCCGAGCTGCCCATCCAACTGATCAGCACCACCAACCAGGTGCACAAGCCTGTGCCCGTGCAGCAGCAGATCCCAGCCAAGCTGGCTGTTCAGCCCAAGGGAAAGGAGAAGGGCCACAAGCCGAAGCGTACCCACCAGAGAACTCACAGCGCAG CCAATATAGACGTGAACCAGGTGCTACCTATCCGAGTGACTGGGAAAGAAGGAGGCAGTCTGAGAGCCAAAAGGAACGGAGGTCATCAGAGCGTCTACAAGTCGG GTGCCTTCAACCCACTGGAATCTCCCCGGAATGTGAAACCATCTCAGTCCTTCAGCGCACACAAGGCGAGCAGGAGCGAAGATCCACCACCGGTGCCGCCTCCTTTTCCCAAAGATATTCTCAAAACAGGCAAACAGAAGTTAGTACTCCTTTAA